The window GGATGCCCGGACGACCTGGCCTGCCCTCCTGTCGGCGCTCCTCGCCGGCGAGCATCTCACCGCCGACGAGACCGCCTGGGCGATGCGGGAGATCATGTCCGGCTCCGCGACACCCGCGCAGATCTCCGGCTTCGCCGTCGCGCTGCGCGCCAAGGGCGAGACCGTGGCCGAGGTGGTGGGCCTGGCCCGCACCATGCTGGATCTGGCCACGCCGCTGAGCGTGGAGGGCCCGGTGGTCGACGTGGTCGGCACCGGCGGCGACCGCGCGCACACGGTCAACGTCTCCACCATGGCCGCCATCGTGGCCGCGGCGGCGGGCGCGCGCGTGGTCAAGCACGGCAACCGGGCGGCCTCCTCCTCGTGCGGCGCCGCCGACGTCCTGGAGCACCTGGGCATCCGCCTCGACCTCACGCCCGAGCAGACGGCGCGCGTGGCGCGGGAGGCGGGCATCGCGTTCTGCTTCGCCCCCGTCTACCACCCGGCGCTGCGCTTCGCCGGGCCGCCGCGCAAGGAGATCGGCGTTCCGACGGTCTTCAACTTCCTCGGCCCGCTCACCAACCCGGCCCGCCCCGCCGCCCAGGCCATCGGCGTCTACGACTCCGCCATGCTGCCGGTGCTCGCGGGCGTCTTCGCCGAGCGCGGGGTCTCGGCCCTGGTCTTCCGCGGCGACGACGGCCTCGACGAGCTCACGATCGCCACCACCTCCACGGTGTGGACGGTCAGGGACGGCGCCGCCACCCAGACCGTCTTCGACCCGGCAGTGCTCGGCATCCCCCGCGCCGACGCGGGCGCCCTGCGCGGCGGCGACGTCGCCTTCAACGCGCAGGCGGTGCGCGACCTGGTGGGCGGCCGGACCGGGCCGGTGCGCGACGCGGTCCTGCTCAACGCCGCGGCCGCCCTGGTCGCCCTCGACGGCCCGTCCGACGACCTCGACTCCGCCATGATCGACGCGTACGCGCGGGCGGTCCAGGCCGTCGACTCCGGGCGCGCCGCCGCCACCCTCGACCGCTGGATCGAGGTCAGCAGCGCCGTCTGACGTCCGGCGCTCCCCCGGCTGGGCCGACCGGCCGCGCGGCGAGCGACGACTCCACGGCCGGTGGCGGCTCCAGGAGCACCTGAGACGGCCGCACACCACCCCCGCGCACCCCGTTGGGCGGCCCGGCCGCCGGAGGCCGTGAGGAGGCGTCCTCGCAGCCGCCACGGGCATGCGGCCCTCGTAGCCGGTCGTGCCTCTTCGCGCAGGTCCTGCCCGGAGCGGCGCGGTCGTCGATCAGATGTCCAGGGGCAGGGTGGGGCCGTCCTTGGTGGAGCTCCACTGGAGCCACTGCTTCCAGTTCTCCTGCCAGTGGCCCCACCCGTTGGTCGGCTCCAGCTTCCGGGGCGAGCCCGTGATGATGATCGGGTCGCCGATCAGCGTGTTGTCGATGAACCACTTGGCGTTCGCCGGGCTGACGTTCACGCAGCCGTGACTGACGTTGGAGTTGCCCTGCGACCCCACCGACCAGGGCGCGCTGTGCACGTACTCGCCGCTGTTGGAGATGCGGACCGTGTTGTACACCGTCAGCCGGTAGTAGCCGGACTGGCCGGGCCCGATGCCGGGCGAGGTCATGATGGTGACGGGTTCGCGTGACATGGCCAGGTGCACGCCGGAGGTCGTGTAGTACTTCCAGACGCCGCCCTTGCCGGCGCTCATCGGCATGGAGCGGACCCTCTTGCCGTCGCGGACGACGTGCAGGACGTGCTCCTGGGTGCTGCCCTTGGTGATCTGCGAGCGGCCGATCTTGAAGTCGAGCGTCACGTCGCGCTTGCCGTACAGGCCCTCGCCGCCGCGCACGCCCGCCAGGCGGGCCTCCAGGCGGACCCTGGTGTGGGCGGGCCAGTACTCGTCCGGCCGGAAGTCCACGTGCTGGTCGTCGAACCAGTGCCAGGCGCCGTGGACCGGCTTGGAGGTGCGGACGGTGAGGTTGCGCTCGATGGAGACGCGGTCGGTGACGGGCTGGTCGAAGGCGATCATGATGGGCATGCCGACGCCGACCGTCAGGCCGGTGTAGTCCTTGCTCGGGGTGAGCTGCGCGATGTCGAACGTCTTGGCCGCCTTCACGGTCGAGAACGTGCTGGTGGTCCGCTTCTCCCTGCCCGCGGCGTTCACGGCGAGCGAGGTGACCGTGTAGGTGGTGCCGGGCCTGGCGGTGCGGTTGCTGCGCCAGCGGGTGCCGTCGGCGCTGATCACGCCGGGCAGCTCGCCCTGCTTGCCGGCCACGCGGACGTTCTTGAGCGTGCCGCCGTGCGCGGCGACGACCACCGTCTTGTCCGTGGGGACGTTGCCGGACCTGTCGAGAGGCGTGACGGCCACGACGACGTCCGGCGCGGACGTTGACCCGGCGGCGCGCTGGGGTACCTTCTCCTCGGTGGAGCACGCCATCAGCAGAGACAGGGCCAGCAGGCCGGCAGATCCAACAGCAAGGCGCCCCACGAGTACTCCCCCGTCCCGTTCGGTCCCTTCGCCTGCCTATTACCCAGCGTGATGCTTTCGTCACATCCGTGTCCTGTAAAGGCAGGCAAAAAAGCGGGCGCCCTCCCGTGGGAGGACGCCCGCTCGGCAGCCGTACGTCAGTGCGAGAAGTTGCCCCGGTAGTACTGGAACACGAACCCGATCATGGCCATGATCACCATGAACACGCCGATCAGGAACATCCACAGACCGATCACGAACCCGGCGAAGGCGAAGGCGGCCGCCAGGCACAGGAACAGCGGCCACCAGCTGCTCGGGCTGAAGAAGCCGATCTCACCGGCGCCGTCGCTGATCTCGGCCTGCTTGTCGTCCTCCGGCTGGTTGCCGATGCGCCGGGCCGTGAACATCAGGTAGTAGCCCACCATGAAGGCGAAGCCGACCGAGATGGCCATGGCCGTGGTGCCGACGGGCTCGCCGACACCGGACTCGGCCTTGGTCCAGAACCAGTACGCGATGTCGACCGCGGCGAAGAACAGGCCGCACAGCAGGAAGAGCCAACCCTGGACCTTCATCAGGCCTCGACCTCCTGGGCGGACTTGGCGGACATGTGCGGGTAGTGCAGGTCGAACGCGGGGCGCTCAGACCGGATGCGCGGCAGCGAGGTGAAGTTGTGCCGCGGCGGGGGGCAGGAGGTCGCCCACTCGAGCGAGCCGCCGAAGCCCCACGGGTCGTCGACGGTGACCTTGGGCGCGGTGCGCCAGGTCTTCCAGACGTTGTAGAAGAACGGCAGCGTCGAGGCGCCGAGGACGAACGCGCCCACCGAGGAGATCATGTTGAGGTCGGTGAACCCGTCGATCGCGCTGTAGTCGGCATAGCGGCGCGGGAAGCCCAGCACGCCCAGCCAGTGCTGCACCAGGAACGTGCTGTGGAAGCCGATGAACAGCAGCCAGAACTGGATCTTGCCGAGCCGGTCGTCGAGCATCTTGCCGGTGAACTTGGGCCACCAGAAGTAGAAGCCCGCGAACATCGCGAACACCACGGTGCCGAAGACCACGTAGTGGAAGTGGGCGACGACGAAGTAGGTGTCGCTGATGTGGAAGTCGAGCGGCGGCGAGGCCAGGATGACGCCGGTGAGACCACCCAGGAGGAACGTGATCAGGAAGCCGATCGAGTAGAGCATCGGCGACTCGAAGCTCAGGTGGCCGCGCCACATGGTGCCGATCCAGTTGAAGAACTTCACGCCCGTCGGCACCGCGATGAGGAACGTCATGAACGAGAAGAACGGCAGCAGCACCTGGCCGGTGGGGAACATGTGGTGCGCCCACACCGTGATCGACAGACCGGCGATGGAGATCGTCGCGCCGACGAGGCTGATGTAACCGAAGATCGGCTTACGGCTGAAGACCGGCAGGATCTCGGTGACGATGCCGAAGAACGGCAACGCGATGATGTAGACCTCGGGATGGCCGAAGAACCAGAACAGGTGCTGCCAGAGCATCGGCCCGCCGTTGTCCATGGCGAAGATCTGTGTGCCCAGCTTGCGGTCGGCCTCCAGGGCGAGCAGCGCGGCGGCCAGCACGGGGAAGGCCATCAGCACGAGCATGCTGGTGAGCAGGATGTTCCAGGTGAAGATCGGCATCCGGAACATCGTCATGCCCGGCGCGCGCATGCAGATGATCGTGGTGATGAAGTTGACCGAGCCGAGGATCGTGCCCAGGCCGGACAGCGTCAGACCCATGATCCACAGGTCGGGGCCGATGCCGGGCGAGTAGATCGCGTTGGACAGCGGCGTGTAGGCGAACCAGCCGAACGAGGCCGCGCCGCCCGGGGTGAAGAAGCCCGCCACCGCGATGGTGCTGCCGAACAGGTAGAGCCAGTAGCTCACCATGTTCAGCCGGGGGAAGGCGACGTCGGGGGCGCCGATCTGCAGCGGCATCAGCTCGTTGGCGAAGCCGGCGAACAGCGGCGTGGCGAACATCAGCAGCATGATCGTGCCGTGCATGGTGAACAGCTGGTTGAACTGCTCGTTGGTGGTGAACTGCAGTTCGGGCTGCATCAGCTCGGCCCGCATCACCAGCGCCATGACGCCGCCGATGAGGAAGAAGGCGAACGACGTGATCAGGTAGAGGTGTCCGATGATCTTGTGATCGGTGGAGGACAGCCACTTGGCGATCACCCGGCCCTTGGGAGTGGGCCGGACTGTCGTCGCGAGGGGTTCTTGGATGGCGGTCACTGGGCACTCCCAGCCTGGGTCGCGATGTACTGGTCGTACTCACCCTGTGGTACGAGCTTGACGTTGAAGAGCATGCGGCTGTGGTCGACGCCGCACAGCTCGGCGCAGCGGCCGGCGTAGACGCCCTCCGTGTCGAGCGTGGTGACCTGGAACCTGCGCCCCTTGTTGCCCTCGCGGATGCCCGGGATGACGTCACGCTTGAAGTTGAAGGCCGGCACCCAGAAGGAGTGGATGACGTCCGGCGACTCCAGGTCGAACTCGATGCGCTTGCCCGCCGGGAGCACGAGCTGCGGCCCCTCGCGGTAGTCGCTGACCGGCTTGCCGACGACCGGCGGGAGGGTCTTGCCGTTGACCGTCGTCGTGAAGCGCCAGCTCCACTGGAACGCCTCGACCTTGACCTTCACGTCCGGGTTGGGGGGCAGCGCCTCCAGGGTCCGGCTGTCACGCGCGGTGAAGAAGAAGAACACCGACACCATGACGAGCGGGACGAGGGTGTAGAAGATCTCGATCGGCAGGTTGTAGCGCACCTGTGGCGGGAGCTCGGCCTTGGCCCGGCTCTTGCGGTGGAACAGGCACGCCCACACGATCAGGACGATGACCACGGCACCCGTGGCGAGCGCCGCGATCCAGGCCCCGTTCCAGAGGCTCGCGATCGTGTCGCTCTGCGAGGTGATGCCCTCCGGCAGGAGGCCACGAGACCAGTCGGCCTTGGGAACGTCATTAGCACACGCCGTAGCGGAGGCCAGCAGCAACGCCAAAACGGCGGCGCGCGGCACCCCGCGCCGGGCCAACGAACGCCGTGTCGAACGGCGAGTCGGACTCACGGATCGCCTACCCCACAGATAGAGCCCAAGAGCCACTCTTGGGCGCTCGTATTTCCATATGCACAGCTGATTGCAGACACATTAGCGTGCAGGGGCCTCGCCCTCCCGCGCGCCCCCTCGGTGCGTCTGCCGGTGCGTCTCCCCGTGCGTGCCGAGGTTCGTGCGCCGGCGCCGCGCCGCGAGCGCCACGCCCCGGGTGGGACGATGGGTCACGTGGCGTACTTCGACGCGGCCTCCACCGAGCCGCTGCACCCCCAGGCGCGCGAGGCGCTCCTGACGGCGATCGACGCCGGCTGGGCCGACCCCGCGAGGCTCTACAACCAGGCCCGCCGCGCCCACCTGCTGCTGGAGCAGGCCCGCGCGGAGGTGGCCGAGGCGCTCGGCGCGCGGCCCGACGAGGTGTCGTTCGCCTCCTCGGGGACGCAGGCCGTGCATCTCGGCATGCTCGGCACCCTACACGGCAGGCGGAGGGCCGGACGCCATCTGGTGACGAGCGCCGTCGAGCACTCCAGCGTGCTGCACGCCGCGCAGGCCCACGAACGCGACGGCGGCACCGCCGAGACGGTGGGCGTGAGCCTGACCGGACGGGTCGATCTCGACGCCTTCAGGGCCGCCGTGGCGCGGGAGGGCACGGCGCTGGCCTGCCTGCAGACCGCCAACCACGAGGTGGGCACGCTGCAGCCGGTGGCGGAGGCGGCCGAGGCCTGCCGGCGGCACGGTGTCCCCCTGTTCGTGGACGCGGCGCAGACGGCGGGCCGGCTGCCCGTCCCCGCCGGCTGGTCGGTGCTGGCGGCCAGCGCCCACAAGTGGGGCGGACCGGCCGGGGTGGGCGTGCTGGCGGTGCGCAAGGGCACCCGGTTCCGCTCGTTCCTGCCGGAGGACGAGCGGGAGCGCCGGCGCGTCCCCGGCTTCGAGAACGTGCCCGCCGTCGTGGCGGCCGCCGCCGCGCTGCGCGCCGTGACGGCCGAGGCCGAGTCGGAGCGGGCGCGCCTGTCGGCGCTGGTCGACCGGATCAGGGAGACGGTGCCGCAGGTGGTCCCGGACGTGGAGGTGATCGGCGAGCCCGTCGAGCGGGCCCCGCACATCGTGACGTTCTCCTGCCTGTACGTCGACGGCGAGGCGCTGCTCACCGAGCTGGACAGGGCCGGGTTCGCCGTCTCGTCCGGAAGTTCGTGCACCGCTAGTACGCTTCGTCCATCACACGTCCTGGAGGCGATGGGCGTGCTGACGCATGGGAATGTCCGGGTCTCGCTGCCCAGGGGCGCCTCTGCGGCGGAGGTCGACAGGTTTCTCGCCGTGCTGCCCGACGCGGTGCGCCGGATCCGCCAGGACGCAGGAGTCGCATGACCGACGTTACTCAGCCCGCGCTGACGATCGACGCGCTCGGGAAGAAGTGCCCGATCCCGATCATCATGCTCGCCGAGCAGATCAACTACGTGCCGCTCAACGCCGTGGTGGCCGTGCTGGCCGACGACCCGGCCGCCTACACCGACGTGCCGGCCTGGTGCCGGCTGAAGTCGCACCGCCACGTGGGCTCGTACGAGCTGCCGGGGGGCGGGTGGGCGATCCACGTCCGGCGCAACTACTGACGAGCGATTTGTCGGGGCATGTGGCATTTTGTCCGGTATGGGTAAGGCGTTCTGCGGACCATCGCCAACCTTCGGGGAGACAGAGATGACCGCAGGACACCCGCACGAGACCGCCCGTGACGTCATGCATCCGGGCGCCGAGTGCCTCTCGCTGCACGAGACCCTTGACAGGGCCGCGCAGATGATGCGCGACCGCGGCGTCGGCGCGCTGCCCGTCTGCGGGCCGGACGACCGCGTCGTGGGCATCATCACCGACCGCGACATCGTGATCAAGTGCGTGGCCCAGGGCCACGACCCCGCCTCGGTACGCGCGGCCGACCTCGCGACCGGCCTGGTTTCGGTGACACCCGACACCCCGATCCACGAGGCGCTCGACCAGATGGAGCGGCACCAGATCAAGCGGCTGCCCGTCGTCGAGTCCGAGCACATCGTGGGCATGATCACCGAGGCGGACCTCGCCAGGCACCTGCCCGACGACCAGCTCGCCGAGTTCGTCCACCGCGTCTACGCGCGCGACTGACGCGCCCGTCCGGCCGGGCCGCACGCCGGCCGGTGGCCGCACGCCAGAAGACCGTCCCCGCCGCGCGGAAGCGCACGGCGGGGACGCTCGCGTTCGGGGCCGGCCGAGAGGGGCGGGTCAGGCGTGGTGGCAGCGGACGTGCGCGCCGACCTCGGCGGCGGCGTCGGCCCCGTACGCGGCGGCGAACCGCTCCAGGAAGACCTTCTGCCCCAGCTCGTACTCCTGGCCGCCGACGCGCTCCAGCACGTGGGTGGCGGTGAGGTTGCCGATCTGGCCGCAGCGCTCCGGCGACAGCCCCCACGCGAGCCCGGCGAGGAACCCGGCGCGGAAGGCGTCGCCGACGCCGGTGGGGTCGGCCTTGCCCAGCTCGGGGGCGGGCGCCACGTGGATGGACGGCTCACCCTTGCGGTCGATGACGGCGCCCTTGGGGCCGAGCGTGGTGACGCGTACGCCGACCCGGTCGAGGATCTGCTCGTCGGACCAGCCGGTCTTCTGCTCGATGA is drawn from Nonomuraea muscovyensis and contains these coding sequences:
- the trpD gene encoding anthranilate phosphoribosyltransferase, which gives rise to MDARTTWPALLSALLAGEHLTADETAWAMREIMSGSATPAQISGFAVALRAKGETVAEVVGLARTMLDLATPLSVEGPVVDVVGTGGDRAHTVNVSTMAAIVAAAAGARVVKHGNRAASSSCGAADVLEHLGIRLDLTPEQTARVAREAGIAFCFAPVYHPALRFAGPPRKEIGVPTVFNFLGPLTNPARPAAQAIGVYDSAMLPVLAGVFAERGVSALVFRGDDGLDELTIATTSTVWTVRDGAATQTVFDPAVLGIPRADAGALRGGDVAFNAQAVRDLVGGRTGPVRDAVLLNAAAALVALDGPSDDLDSAMIDAYARAVQAVDSGRAAATLDRWIEVSSAV
- a CDS encoding L,D-transpeptidase, which codes for MGRLAVGSAGLLALSLLMACSTEEKVPQRAAGSTSAPDVVVAVTPLDRSGNVPTDKTVVVAAHGGTLKNVRVAGKQGELPGVISADGTRWRSNRTARPGTTYTVTSLAVNAAGREKRTTSTFSTVKAAKTFDIAQLTPSKDYTGLTVGVGMPIMIAFDQPVTDRVSIERNLTVRTSKPVHGAWHWFDDQHVDFRPDEYWPAHTRVRLEARLAGVRGGEGLYGKRDVTLDFKIGRSQITKGSTQEHVLHVVRDGKRVRSMPMSAGKGGVWKYYTTSGVHLAMSREPVTIMTSPGIGPGQSGYYRLTVYNTVRISNSGEYVHSAPWSVGSQGNSNVSHGCVNVSPANAKWFIDNTLIGDPIIITGSPRKLEPTNGWGHWQENWKQWLQWSSTKDGPTLPLDI
- a CDS encoding cytochrome c oxidase subunit 4 — translated: MKVQGWLFLLCGLFFAAVDIAYWFWTKAESGVGEPVGTTAMAISVGFAFMVGYYLMFTARRIGNQPEDDKQAEISDGAGEIGFFSPSSWWPLFLCLAAAFAFAGFVIGLWMFLIGVFMVIMAMIGFVFQYYRGNFSH
- the ctaD gene encoding aa3-type cytochrome oxidase subunit I — encoded protein: MTAIQEPLATTVRPTPKGRVIAKWLSSTDHKIIGHLYLITSFAFFLIGGVMALVMRAELMQPELQFTTNEQFNQLFTMHGTIMLLMFATPLFAGFANELMPLQIGAPDVAFPRLNMVSYWLYLFGSTIAVAGFFTPGGAASFGWFAYTPLSNAIYSPGIGPDLWIMGLTLSGLGTILGSVNFITTIICMRAPGMTMFRMPIFTWNILLTSMLVLMAFPVLAAALLALEADRKLGTQIFAMDNGGPMLWQHLFWFFGHPEVYIIALPFFGIVTEILPVFSRKPIFGYISLVGATISIAGLSITVWAHHMFPTGQVLLPFFSFMTFLIAVPTGVKFFNWIGTMWRGHLSFESPMLYSIGFLITFLLGGLTGVILASPPLDFHISDTYFVVAHFHYVVFGTVVFAMFAGFYFWWPKFTGKMLDDRLGKIQFWLLFIGFHSTFLVQHWLGVLGFPRRYADYSAIDGFTDLNMISSVGAFVLGASTLPFFYNVWKTWRTAPKVTVDDPWGFGGSLEWATSCPPPRHNFTSLPRIRSERPAFDLHYPHMSAKSAQEVEA
- the ctaC gene encoding aa3-type cytochrome oxidase subunit II, whose product is MARRGVPRAAVLALLLASATACANDVPKADWSRGLLPEGITSQSDTIASLWNGAWIAALATGAVVIVLIVWACLFHRKSRAKAELPPQVRYNLPIEIFYTLVPLVMVSVFFFFTARDSRTLEALPPNPDVKVKVEAFQWSWRFTTTVNGKTLPPVVGKPVSDYREGPQLVLPAGKRIEFDLESPDVIHSFWVPAFNFKRDVIPGIREGNKGRRFQVTTLDTEGVYAGRCAELCGVDHSRMLFNVKLVPQGEYDQYIATQAGSAQ
- a CDS encoding cysteine desulfurase family protein; this translates as MGHVAYFDAASTEPLHPQAREALLTAIDAGWADPARLYNQARRAHLLLEQARAEVAEALGARPDEVSFASSGTQAVHLGMLGTLHGRRRAGRHLVTSAVEHSSVLHAAQAHERDGGTAETVGVSLTGRVDLDAFRAAVAREGTALACLQTANHEVGTLQPVAEAAEACRRHGVPLFVDAAQTAGRLPVPAGWSVLAASAHKWGGPAGVGVLAVRKGTRFRSFLPEDERERRRVPGFENVPAVVAAAAALRAVTAEAESERARLSALVDRIRETVPQVVPDVEVIGEPVERAPHIVTFSCLYVDGEALLTELDRAGFAVSSGSSCTASTLRPSHVLEAMGVLTHGNVRVSLPRGASAAEVDRFLAVLPDAVRRIRQDAGVA
- a CDS encoding sulfurtransferase TusA family protein, with protein sequence MTDVTQPALTIDALGKKCPIPIIMLAEQINYVPLNAVVAVLADDPAAYTDVPAWCRLKSHRHVGSYELPGGGWAIHVRRNY
- a CDS encoding CBS domain-containing protein — protein: MTAGHPHETARDVMHPGAECLSLHETLDRAAQMMRDRGVGALPVCGPDDRVVGIITDRDIVIKCVAQGHDPASVRAADLATGLVSVTPDTPIHEALDQMERHQIKRLPVVESEHIVGMITEADLARHLPDDQLAEFVHRVYARD